Genomic segment of Myxococcus xanthus:
GGAGGCGCCTGGGCCGCCGCCACAGGCCTCTTCGGTCAGCTCAGACAGTGGATCCTGGAGCGGGGCCAGCAATAGGGGCGGCAGCACGTTGGCGCCCACGACCCAGAGCACCAGGCCGGACAACACCAGCACCGCGGTCCAGGCGGCCTGGCCGTACCAGCTCTCCGGGCGGGTCCAGACGGATTCCAGGGCACCGGGGGCGTAGCGCCACAGCAGCCAAGCGAGCCCCACGAGCGCGGCGGCGGTGACGGCGGCACAGAGCGCGGACAGCAGGAACAGCCGACGGTCGCGCAGGATGAGGGAGAAGGCCCGGCCGAGGAGCCCCATTCCCTGGAAGAAATCGGACAGGCGGGGCTGGGGGGAGATGGTGGGGAGGGTGGAGTGTGGGCTCATAAAGGCCAGTGCGCAAATCCGGGCGGGTCCAAAAGTCTAGGTTATATAGGGCGCGCCCATGTCACTCGACCTCAAGCGCGCGGCCTCAGAGCCCATCTCCTCCGTCGACATGCTGTTGGCTGGATTCCGAGCCGCCGAGAAGCCCAGCGGTGCGCACCGTCTGGGGCTCGAGCACGAGAAGTTCCTCTACCCGGTGGGCGCCGCGGAGCCGCCGACCTATGAAGGCGAGCGGGGCGTCGGCGCGCTGCTGAACCGGGTGGCCTCGGCGGGCTACACGCCGTTTCGGGAGACGCCGGAGTCGCCCGTCATCGCGCTGCAGCGCGGTGGCGCCACCATCTCCCTGGAGCCCGGCGGCCAGGTGGAGCTGTCCGGAAGCCCCTTCGTCACCGCGCGCGAGGCGCATGCGGAGAACCTGACGCACCTGTCGGAGGTGTCCTCCGCCGCGAAGGAGCTGGGCTTGCGGCTCGTCTTCCTGGGCTACCGCCCTTTCGGTACGACGGCGCAGATGCCGTGGATGCCGAAGACGCGCTACCTCATCATGCGCCGCACGTTGCCGGAGCGCGGCCGGCTGGCGCTGAACATGATGTTGATGACGTCCACCGGCCAGGTGTCCCTGGACTGGGCGGACGAGGCGGACTGTGTCCGCAAGACGGTGGTGGTGGCGCGGCTTGCCCCGCTGATGAATGCGCTGTACGCCAACAGCCCCATCGTGGAGGGCAAGCCGTCGGGTTACCTGTCTTTCCGCAACCGCGTTTGGGACGAGGTGGACCCCACGCGATGTGGTTACCTGCCCGCGTTCTTCGACGGCTCGTTCTCGTATCGCGCCTATGTGGAGTGGGCGCTGGACGCGCCGCTGCTCTTCCTGCGGCGCAACAACGAGTACCTGTACCCGAAGCTGACCTTCCGGCAGTTGATGAAGGAGGGCTTCGAGGGCAAGCCGCCCGACCTGAACGACTGGACGGACCACCTGTCCACGCTCTTCCCCGAGGTGCGGCTGAAGACGGTGATCGAGGTGCGCGGCGCGGACTGCGTGAACCCCGCGATGACGGGAGCGCTC
This window contains:
- a CDS encoding glutamate--cysteine ligase, with the protein product MSLDLKRAASEPISSVDMLLAGFRAAEKPSGAHRLGLEHEKFLYPVGAAEPPTYEGERGVGALLNRVASAGYTPFRETPESPVIALQRGGATISLEPGGQVELSGSPFVTAREAHAENLTHLSEVSSAAKELGLRLVFLGYRPFGTTAQMPWMPKTRYLIMRRTLPERGRLALNMMLMTSTGQVSLDWADEADCVRKTVVVARLAPLMNALYANSPIVEGKPSGYLSFRNRVWDEVDPTRCGYLPAFFDGSFSYRAYVEWALDAPLLFLRRNNEYLYPKLTFRQLMKEGFEGKPPDLNDWTDHLSTLFPEVRLKTVIEVRGADCVNPAMTGALAALWRGILYDATALEEAERLLPKLTYAEHLAFHDTARREGLGGRLGSQELHRLAAEMLAISRRGLMRLDAQDAPLLDALDAVAASGRSPAVAVLEAWEKNPRPEALLDGFSL